Proteins from a genomic interval of Caulobacter rhizosphaerae:
- a CDS encoding FRG domain-containing protein, with protein MFETERAKVWFRGQPAVGLPLRPSLYRDGEPIESATGWAIRNGVEGRSTTSMYPSVDRMMDAFKRESTAYLPRVKLRDDFDWLFLMQHYGLPTRLLDWSSDPLVALYFAVHHSQRGDNPHIRALPRPRPVEVFALDPLAMNKEVLDRSQVVDLTVKPWGPYLSASSPPWPPIAVNARNVHRRVEAQKGHFTLHGALTTPLHGFAPIDACLRSLIIPARAVRALAAELSDAGYRQDTLFPELDHVAARIRKAERAQFESWREEWRRGEGEED; from the coding sequence TTGTTCGAGACGGAGAGAGCAAAGGTCTGGTTTCGTGGCCAGCCAGCCGTGGGCCTTCCTCTGCGCCCCAGCCTTTACCGCGACGGCGAGCCGATCGAGTCGGCGACAGGGTGGGCGATCCGAAACGGTGTCGAGGGCCGCTCGACCACTTCGATGTATCCGAGCGTCGATCGGATGATGGACGCCTTCAAGCGGGAGAGCACGGCCTACCTTCCCCGCGTGAAACTGCGCGACGACTTCGACTGGCTCTTCCTGATGCAGCATTACGGCCTGCCGACCCGGCTCCTGGATTGGTCCTCGGATCCACTGGTCGCGCTCTATTTTGCGGTTCACCATTCCCAACGCGGCGACAATCCACACATCCGAGCCTTGCCCCGCCCCCGCCCGGTCGAGGTGTTCGCTCTCGATCCTCTCGCCATGAACAAGGAGGTCTTGGACCGGTCGCAAGTGGTCGACCTGACCGTCAAACCTTGGGGTCCCTATCTCTCCGCCTCGAGCCCGCCATGGCCGCCGATCGCCGTCAACGCGCGTAACGTCCACCGCCGGGTCGAGGCCCAGAAGGGTCACTTCACACTCCACGGTGCGCTGACCACACCGCTGCACGGCTTTGCCCCAATCGACGCTTGCCTCCGCTCCCTTATCATCCCGGCGCGGGCCGTGCGCGCACTAGCGGCCGAGCTATCGGACGCCGGTTACCGGCAGGACACGCTCTTCCCCGAGCTCGACCATGTCGCGGCTCGCATACGCAAAGCCGAACGCGCCCAGTTCGAAAGCTGGCGAGAAGAGTGGCGACGCGGCGAGGGCGAAGAAGACTAG
- a CDS encoding PAS domain-containing sensor histidine kinase → MDIRDQDRTIDQIPHGDMVARIRAFGWAATPLGPRDAWSPSLKLAVEMITATNFPMALRWGPELVLIYNDAYAPLLREHHPGGLGKSFAQFSWGTQVDLEGSQRLVLNGEALGLYSEDLPMLVRRAGDTVEQGYFNLTLSPIPDDTTASGVGGVLLILIETTQRVRTEQALRASEERYHLALEAASGVGTWDWDVIADKLYGDDRYAAFHNLSPERAAQGVPIAETMAAVHPDDLARTLSAGRRSLKITNSFLEDYRLVQADGSVKWVQVRGRVYRDDNGQPVRHRGVMVDITERKRIEAALEATEANLRIAVDAAGLGRWDHSPLTGQRFWDKRCRQIFGVPDEMENTVEVFERQVHPDDLPSVREAVRAAMDPAGDGGINCEYRIQRNGGNTPRWVEAFGRAFFEDGQCVRFVGVVRDVTERKEAAARMVLQEATLALAVDAGNVGTWDYNPNNGALVCSERLYAMFGIQPGDPVILKDFFAVMHDEDREATWTSLMRAMDPVNGGDYDVEYRTIGRDDRIERWIAAKGRAFFDESGQPLRVVGATVDITERKRAELHLRLMVNELNHRVKNTLATIQAIAAQTFHATRPLPQAQAREAFTARIMALAEAHDILTRENWEGAEMEDVLDRLRNLHGGPGCFVFSGPPVWLSPRMALSLSMALHELATNATKYGALSVPDGQVRIEWTVTPGLAAARLTLTWTEFGGPPVTVPTRRGFGSRLIERGLTAELSGEARIDFAPEGVICRIEAGLQGSPCIKTKA, encoded by the coding sequence ATGGACATCCGCGATCAGGATCGGACCATCGACCAGATTCCGCACGGTGACATGGTCGCGCGGATCCGGGCTTTTGGCTGGGCCGCCACGCCGCTGGGTCCCCGCGACGCCTGGTCGCCGAGTCTGAAGCTGGCGGTCGAGATGATCACCGCCACCAATTTCCCCATGGCCCTGCGGTGGGGTCCGGAGTTGGTGCTGATCTACAACGACGCCTACGCTCCGCTGCTGCGGGAACATCACCCCGGCGGGTTGGGCAAGAGCTTCGCGCAATTTTCCTGGGGCACCCAGGTCGATCTGGAAGGCTCGCAACGGTTGGTGTTGAACGGGGAGGCTCTGGGCCTCTACAGCGAAGACCTGCCGATGCTGGTGCGCCGGGCCGGCGACACCGTCGAGCAGGGCTATTTCAACCTCACGCTCAGTCCCATTCCCGACGACACCACGGCCAGCGGGGTCGGCGGCGTGCTGCTCATCCTGATCGAGACCACCCAGCGAGTGCGCACCGAACAGGCCCTGCGCGCCAGCGAGGAGCGCTATCATCTGGCCCTTGAGGCGGCCAGCGGCGTGGGCACCTGGGATTGGGATGTCATCGCCGACAAGCTCTATGGCGATGACCGCTACGCCGCGTTCCACAACCTATCGCCGGAACGCGCCGCCCAGGGCGTGCCGATCGCCGAGACCATGGCGGCGGTGCACCCCGACGACCTCGCCCGCACGTTGAGCGCGGGCCGCAGGTCCCTCAAAATCACCAACAGCTTCCTTGAGGACTACCGGCTGGTCCAGGCCGACGGTTCAGTGAAGTGGGTGCAGGTCCGCGGCCGGGTCTATCGCGACGATAACGGCCAGCCGGTTCGCCATCGCGGCGTGATGGTCGACATCACCGAACGCAAACGGATCGAGGCGGCCCTGGAGGCCACCGAGGCCAACCTGCGCATCGCCGTCGACGCCGCCGGGCTGGGTCGCTGGGACCACTCCCCCCTCACCGGTCAACGTTTTTGGGACAAGCGCTGCCGCCAGATCTTCGGCGTCCCCGACGAGATGGAGAACACCGTCGAGGTGTTCGAGCGCCAAGTGCACCCCGACGATCTGCCATCGGTTCGGGAGGCGGTGCGGGCCGCGATGGACCCGGCCGGCGACGGCGGCATCAACTGCGAATATCGCATCCAGCGCAACGGCGGCAACACGCCGCGCTGGGTCGAGGCCTTCGGCCGCGCCTTCTTCGAGGACGGGCAGTGCGTGCGCTTCGTCGGCGTCGTCAGGGACGTCACCGAGCGCAAGGAAGCCGCCGCCCGCATGGTCCTGCAGGAGGCGACCCTGGCCCTGGCGGTCGACGCGGGCAATGTCGGCACCTGGGACTACAATCCCAACAACGGCGCGCTGGTCTGTAGCGAGCGCCTATATGCGATGTTCGGCATACAGCCCGGCGACCCCGTCATCCTCAAGGACTTCTTCGCCGTCATGCACGACGAGGATCGCGAGGCCACGTGGACGTCCCTCATGCGGGCCATGGACCCGGTGAACGGCGGCGACTACGACGTCGAGTATCGGACGATCGGCCGCGACGACAGGATCGAGCGCTGGATCGCCGCCAAGGGGCGGGCCTTCTTCGACGAGTCGGGCCAGCCTCTGCGAGTGGTTGGCGCCACGGTCGACATCACCGAGCGCAAGCGGGCCGAGCTGCACCTGCGGCTGATGGTCAATGAGCTGAACCATCGGGTGAAGAACACCCTGGCCACGATCCAAGCGATCGCCGCCCAGACCTTCCACGCCACCCGCCCTCTGCCCCAGGCCCAGGCGCGGGAGGCCTTCACGGCCCGGATCATGGCCTTGGCCGAGGCGCACGACATCCTGACCCGCGAGAACTGGGAGGGCGCTGAGATGGAGGATGTGCTCGACCGGCTGCGGAACCTGCACGGCGGGCCCGGCTGCTTCGTGTTCTCGGGCCCGCCGGTGTGGCTGTCGCCGCGCATGGCCCTGTCGCTGTCCATGGCCCTGCATGAGCTGGCCACCAATGCGACCAAGTACGGGGCCCTGTCGGTGCCGGACGGCCAGGTGCGGATCGAATGGACGGTGACGCCCGGCCTCGCCGCCGCGCGCCTGACCCTGACCTGGACCGAGTTCGGTGGTCCGCCGGTCACCGTCCCGACCCGCCGAGGCTTCGGCTCGCGCCTGATCGAACGGGGGCTGACGGCTGAACTGTCGGGCGAGGCGCGGATCGACTTCGCGCCGGAGGGAGTGATCTGCCGCATTGAGGCGGGCCTTCAAGGCTCACCGTGTATTAAAACAAAAGCCTAG
- a CDS encoding Mov34/MPN/PAD-1 family protein yields MLGSRAFLDAIYPDPVPLDALTRIGARGLAGFLVTGRYEAARLLEARRSADGTGELLILDLTVPLGQRKRANDIQAIEPIAIAYESDARTPAVYPLRAGFPDDVPHFNITRADLPRSLCLFDLAQDEILRILTPFILLERTRHWMVETAYGRLHGEDQPLDPLFGASGQPVVLPPMRLRSGAALVALLRSDKPGAPLILREASEARNVDPAKVMAALVVTSPALPHGRLRAVPGTMAELLTVFEELKADVAPLLRDPLRAWAADATNHPLYDRNLLLVVATPIERQAGVAETMSVKAFYGDFTAGDLAEALGAVIRAGGQIAPPLGAGTVDTARLATMGLAPMDVHQPFDRALAQRASGMKAVAAQPIALVGAGALGSQIAITAAREGLGAWTIYDDDHLMPHNLARHALSPIGAGAPKAMALTFEINALLDDPKAAVGLVGDVRKASTEGLTDAELVIDASASVPVARWLANHAPHTARSASTFFNPRGDELVVLVESHERAIRLDALEMSYYWRLASTPHLLRHLHDGSGILPAGGCRSMSLQVPQSRVAIFAGLAVRTLLERPLADEGLIEIWRLGAEGVAVDRWPADAYLRIEVEGWTVMIREAVIREIEAARAAANGLETGGILVGSWDRRERRAYIVGHFDPPPDSEHSATGFVRGMVGVYQTVEQVEDATALNLTYVGEWHTHPPRHSSQPSQDDANLLKWIGGVVSFSDAPPLMVIAGDDGVRTILGKITSSAIARGN; encoded by the coding sequence GTGCTGGGTAGCCGCGCCTTCCTCGACGCGATCTATCCCGACCCGGTCCCGCTCGACGCGCTCACGCGCATCGGCGCGCGGGGCCTGGCCGGGTTCCTGGTGACGGGCCGCTACGAGGCGGCGCGCCTGCTGGAAGCGCGCCGTTCGGCTGACGGGACGGGCGAACTCCTGATCCTCGACCTCACCGTTCCCCTGGGCCAGCGCAAGAGGGCCAACGACATCCAGGCGATCGAACCGATCGCCATCGCCTACGAGTCCGACGCGCGCACGCCGGCCGTCTATCCCCTGCGGGCGGGTTTTCCCGACGACGTGCCGCATTTCAACATCACGCGCGCGGACCTTCCCCGCTCGCTGTGTTTGTTCGACCTGGCTCAGGACGAGATCCTGCGCATCCTGACGCCCTTCATCCTCCTGGAGCGGACTCGCCACTGGATGGTCGAGACCGCGTATGGGCGCCTGCATGGCGAAGATCAGCCGCTAGATCCGCTGTTCGGGGCCAGCGGCCAGCCCGTCGTCCTGCCGCCGATGCGGCTGCGCTCGGGCGCGGCGCTCGTGGCGCTTCTGCGGAGCGACAAGCCGGGCGCCCCGCTGATCCTCCGGGAGGCCTCCGAGGCCAGGAACGTCGATCCGGCCAAGGTCATGGCCGCGCTCGTCGTGACCTCGCCCGCCCTGCCCCATGGACGCTTGCGGGCGGTTCCGGGCACGATGGCCGAACTCTTGACCGTATTCGAGGAGTTGAAAGCCGACGTGGCTCCGCTTCTGCGCGACCCGCTCCGCGCCTGGGCGGCGGACGCCACCAACCACCCGCTTTACGACCGCAACCTCCTGCTGGTGGTGGCCACGCCGATAGAGCGACAGGCTGGCGTCGCCGAGACAATGTCGGTGAAGGCCTTCTACGGCGACTTCACAGCCGGCGATCTGGCCGAGGCGCTGGGCGCGGTCATCCGGGCCGGCGGACAGATCGCGCCGCCGCTCGGCGCCGGAACGGTCGACACCGCCCGCCTGGCGACCATGGGCCTGGCCCCCATGGACGTCCATCAGCCGTTCGACCGCGCTTTGGCCCAGCGCGCCTCGGGCATGAAGGCCGTCGCCGCCCAACCCATCGCCCTGGTCGGCGCGGGAGCCTTGGGCTCGCAGATCGCTATCACGGCCGCGCGCGAGGGGCTGGGCGCGTGGACGATCTACGACGACGACCACTTGATGCCGCACAACCTGGCCCGGCATGCCCTGTCGCCGATCGGTGCCGGCGCTCCGAAGGCTATGGCCCTGACCTTTGAAATCAATGCCTTGCTCGACGACCCTAAGGCCGCGGTCGGCCTCGTCGGCGACGTGCGTAAGGCCTCAACCGAAGGGCTGACGGACGCGGAGCTGGTCATCGACGCCTCGGCCTCGGTGCCCGTCGCGCGCTGGCTGGCCAATCACGCGCCCCACACGGCGAGGTCAGCCTCGACGTTCTTCAACCCGCGCGGAGATGAGCTAGTCGTACTGGTCGAGAGCCACGAGCGCGCGATCCGCCTGGACGCGCTGGAGATGTCCTACTACTGGCGCCTGGCCTCGACGCCGCACCTCCTGCGCCACCTGCACGATGGTTCAGGCATCCTCCCGGCGGGCGGGTGCCGCAGCATGAGCCTCCAAGTGCCCCAATCCAGGGTGGCGATCTTCGCAGGGCTGGCGGTAAGGACGCTGCTGGAGCGGCCTTTGGCCGACGAAGGCCTGATCGAGATCTGGCGCCTCGGCGCCGAGGGTGTGGCCGTCGATCGCTGGCCGGCCGACGCCTACCTCAGGATCGAGGTCGAAGGCTGGACCGTGATGATCCGCGAGGCGGTCATTCGCGAGATCGAGGCCGCGCGGGCGGCGGCCAACGGCCTGGAAACCGGCGGCATCCTGGTAGGAAGCTGGGATCGGCGCGAACGGCGCGCCTATATCGTGGGCCATTTCGACCCGCCCCCGGACAGCGAGCACTCGGCGACCGGCTTCGTGCGCGGCATGGTCGGCGTCTACCAGACCGTCGAACAGGTCGAGGACGCCACGGCGCTGAACCTGACCTATGTCGGCGAGTGGCACACCCACCCGCCCAGGCACTCGAGCCAGCCTAGCCAGGACGACGCCAACCTTCTGAAGTGGATCGGCGGCGTCGTCAGCTTCTCGGACGCCCCGCCGCTGATGGTCATCGCCGGTGACGACGGCGTGCGCACCATCTTGGGCAAGATCACATCGTCGGCGATCGCACGGGGGAATTGA
- a CDS encoding glycosyl hydrolase 115 family protein: MSTHKFLLRLACGLVLALLTTTSALACNTPVSVCATGEATSLALIRKGTPASVYVDATADPAVRHAAEGLRGDLGRVSDGEADKLSDLAKADGPTVIIGVLGASPVIDGLVRAGKLKVGDLAGRWEGFRQVVVERPLANVPRALVIVGADRRGAVYGAYDLSERIGVSPWAWWADVPVARKADLFLTAGARADHPRVKYRGFFINDEDPAFSGWAKKTFGGINADLYAHVFELTLRLKGNYLWPAMWAPKAFNDDDPRNKVLADEMGVVMGSSHHEPMTRAQSEWHRNTDQGVTGGRWDYATNGDNLRAFWRGGIERMMSKGDGTPYESLVTVGMRGDGDEPMAEGAATQLLEKVVADQRRIIAEVTGKPPEKTPQVWALYKEVLDYYDHGMRVPDDVTLLFADDNWGQIRRLPVAGKDPLDRAGGYGVYYHFDYVGAPRNYKWINTNQVAKTWQQMNLAYERGARSLWIVNVGDIKPLEYPLDFFMRMAWNPEAMTPKALEAFPGRWASQTFGAELGPEIGEVMATYGTQASRRKPELIDQDSFPIGSETGPVLDGGQFGDIVEDWRRLVAKVEAIKIRLRPDQRDAYFQLVEYPVLAVSNLYEMYYATAWNRRLASRNDARANAFADQVETAFRRDADLTAQYHALNGGKWDGMMNQVHMSYVIWNDPTQQSMPSITRVAADTPPDKLSAKVRFAPSAPSDPRLVTIEAFRFARAIGGKGLAWTVLSDLGQGDAVVALPQGRPATDVRDGVRLDYAVSVPRAGPAKVRLRLAPTLDTTGGKGVRIGVSLDHGPVHVVTANLVPTAGAASTPEQVAWVAAVKDHGHTVETLFPDVAAGAHVVKVWRLDDNAVLEELIVDTR; encoded by the coding sequence GTGAGCACCCACAAGTTTTTGCTACGCTTGGCGTGCGGCCTGGTCTTGGCCCTGTTGACCACGACCAGCGCCCTGGCCTGCAACACGCCGGTCAGCGTCTGCGCAACGGGCGAGGCGACGAGCCTGGCGCTGATCCGCAAGGGGACGCCTGCCTCGGTCTATGTCGACGCGACGGCCGATCCGGCGGTGCGCCATGCCGCCGAGGGCCTGCGCGGCGATCTGGGACGGGTCAGCGACGGTGAGGCGGACAAGCTTTCGGATCTCGCAAAGGCCGACGGCCCCACCGTGATCATCGGCGTACTGGGCGCCAGCCCGGTCATCGACGGCCTTGTCCGCGCCGGCAAGCTGAAGGTCGGGGACCTGGCGGGCCGGTGGGAAGGCTTCCGGCAGGTCGTGGTCGAACGGCCGCTCGCCAACGTGCCCCGCGCTCTGGTGATCGTCGGGGCGGATCGGCGCGGGGCGGTCTACGGAGCCTACGACCTTTCCGAGCGTATCGGGGTGTCGCCCTGGGCCTGGTGGGCCGACGTGCCGGTGGCGCGCAAGGCCGACCTGTTCCTGACCGCCGGCGCGCGGGCCGACCATCCGCGCGTGAAGTATCGCGGCTTTTTCATCAACGACGAGGACCCCGCCTTCAGTGGCTGGGCCAAGAAGACGTTCGGCGGCATCAACGCCGATCTCTACGCCCACGTCTTCGAGCTGACCCTGCGCCTGAAGGGCAACTACCTGTGGCCGGCCATGTGGGCGCCCAAGGCGTTCAACGACGACGATCCGCGCAACAAGGTCCTGGCCGACGAGATGGGCGTGGTCATGGGCAGCTCGCACCACGAGCCGATGACCCGGGCCCAGAGCGAGTGGCATCGCAATACAGACCAGGGTGTGACTGGCGGGCGGTGGGACTATGCGACCAACGGCGACAACCTGCGCGCCTTCTGGCGCGGCGGCATCGAGCGGATGATGTCCAAGGGCGACGGGACGCCCTACGAAAGCCTGGTGACGGTGGGCATGCGCGGCGACGGCGACGAGCCGATGGCCGAGGGCGCGGCGACCCAGCTGCTGGAAAAGGTGGTCGCCGACCAGCGTCGGATCATCGCCGAGGTCACCGGCAAGCCGCCCGAGAAGACCCCGCAGGTCTGGGCTCTCTACAAGGAGGTGCTGGACTATTACGACCACGGCATGCGCGTGCCCGACGACGTGACCCTGCTGTTCGCCGACGACAACTGGGGTCAGATCCGGCGCCTGCCGGTGGCGGGAAAGGACCCGTTGGATCGAGCCGGCGGCTACGGCGTCTACTACCATTTCGACTATGTGGGGGCGCCCCGGAACTACAAGTGGATCAACACCAACCAGGTGGCCAAGACCTGGCAGCAGATGAACCTGGCCTATGAGCGCGGCGCGCGCAGCCTATGGATCGTCAATGTCGGCGACATCAAGCCGCTGGAATATCCGCTCGACTTTTTCATGCGCATGGCCTGGAACCCCGAGGCCATGACGCCCAAGGCGCTGGAAGCCTTTCCCGGGCGATGGGCCAGCCAGACCTTCGGGGCCGAACTGGGCCCGGAGATCGGCGAGGTCATGGCGACCTATGGAACCCAGGCCTCGCGGCGCAAGCCCGAGCTGATCGACCAGGACAGCTTCCCCATCGGATCGGAGACCGGTCCGGTGCTGGATGGCGGCCAGTTCGGTGACATCGTCGAGGACTGGCGGCGGCTGGTCGCCAAGGTCGAGGCGATCAAGATCCGCCTGCGCCCGGACCAGCGGGACGCCTATTTCCAGCTGGTCGAATATCCGGTGCTGGCCGTCTCCAACCTTTACGAGATGTACTACGCCACGGCCTGGAACCGGCGCCTCGCCTCGCGCAACGACGCCCGGGCCAACGCCTTCGCCGACCAGGTGGAGACGGCCTTCAGACGCGACGCCGACCTGACCGCGCAATACCACGCCCTGAACGGCGGCAAGTGGGACGGCATGATGAACCAGGTCCACATGAGCTATGTGATCTGGAACGACCCCACCCAGCAGTCGATGCCCAGCATCACCCGGGTGGCGGCCGACACGCCGCCCGACAAGCTGTCGGCCAAGGTCAGGTTCGCGCCATCAGCGCCTTCCGATCCGCGCCTGGTCACGATCGAGGCCTTCAGGTTCGCCCGCGCGATCGGCGGCAAGGGCCTGGCCTGGACGGTGCTGTCCGATCTTGGCCAAGGCGACGCCGTGGTGGCGCTGCCGCAGGGCCGGCCCGCGACGGACGTCCGCGACGGCGTCCGGCTGGACTACGCCGTGTCGGTTCCGCGCGCGGGCCCGGCCAAGGTTCGACTGCGCCTGGCGCCGACCTTGGACACAACGGGCGGCAAGGGCGTCCGGATCGGCGTCTCGCTGGACCATGGCCCCGTCCACGTGGTGACCGCCAATCTGGTCCCCACCGCCGGCGCGGCCTCGACACCCGAACAGGTCGCCTGGGTGGCCGCGGTCAAGGACCACGGGCACACGGTCGAGACGCTCTTCCCAGACGTTGCGGCGGGCGCGCACGTGGTCAAGGTCTGGCGGCTGGACGACAACGCGGTGTTGGAGGAACTGATCGTCGATACGCGGTGA